The Bradysia coprophila strain Holo2 chromosome IV, BU_Bcop_v1, whole genome shotgun sequence genome includes a region encoding these proteins:
- the LOC119066426 gene encoding uncharacterized protein LOC119066426 isoform X1, with protein sequence MKIFFLFVYLAQLSSSASINDEIENVYVDALIQRYKVLSANLWKFVREKSNSQPYVAVNEIITKHQAFFMDRNLEELLFNNFRLKFQFYYETKSFKNCSQEELFVNLLDELNVPSHIKEKLISTDNHIYCVDGVTSFYRKKAKKTSDLFGLISEDSDASSCNHRSTKVIDSASQNIFMFYQILSASLLIQYATEQRFSMVAAVRDGFDETNIDDLRDTFNYKYRRIADRAGEYLKIANRDVWMCDLVFYTKNDTTIQITNFLRGYVDNEINLNVHKSCDRSCSDYKTARQHGCYEGTFCHQQRNAGRKDTTCPGQIFDCTFVESDMKICLSSTNNTRRRYDYIEYDSGRRFGRESCGTNRVEVESWWKYFVFPCDYCFCYCEESSKNSNRSFSLHSVVSDIRSNKIITGVGITSKNGIFSWTISQSVLLSDGRVQQVKEMNYEEANAIGEEDDELVINDEFQDISNEIDYYTMTWRSRAVDLATITAPPGSVLTGIRFAVVNDHLSFEIRATQFDFNSGRLDGRSEWISDKVERSVLLLDRPEPSYPIYTNDYECLRSIPYPTPNKFVKFRPSDPDKDAGQTTVPFIDTQMVRPMHLTLLSGVGIYYKYYYSPGFGGFIAPKLVVYDMSAYLGV encoded by the exons atgaaaatattttttctgtttgtttatcTCGCTCAACTTTCATCCTCGGCATCAATTAAcgacgaaattgaaaatgtttacgtTGATGCGCTGATCCAACGTTACAAAGTTCTAAGTGCCAATCTGTGGAAATTTGTGAGAGAAAAAAGCAATTCTCAACCATATGTCGCGGTGAATGAAATCATTACCAAGCATCAGGCTTTTTTCATGGACAGAAATCTGGAAGAATTGTTGttcaacaattttagattgaaattccaattttattaCGAAACGAAATcgtttaaaaattgttctcaAGAAGAactatttgtaaatttattggaCGAGCTTAACGTGCCCAGCCACATcaaggaaaaattgatttcaacaGACAATCACATATATTGTGTCGATGGTGTCACTTCATTTTACAggaaaaaagcgaaaaagaCAAGTGATCTGTTCGGATTGATATCAGAG GACTCGGACGCCTCCAGCTGTAATCATAGATCAACCAAAGTAATTGATTCGGCGAGTCAGAACATTTTTATGTTCTATCAAATATTGTCTGCATCTTTACTCATTCAATATGCAACTGAACAGCGATTCTCAATGGTAGCAGCAGTTCGTGATGGATTTG acGAAACTAACATCGATGACCTACGAGACACATTCAACTACAAATACAGGAGAATTGCGGATCGAGCTggagaatatttgaaaatagcaAACAGAGACGTGTGGATGTGCGACTTGGTATTTTATACGAAAA ACGACACGACCATTCAAATAACGAACTTTTTACGAGGTTACGTTGATaatgaaatcaacttgaatgTACATAAGTCTTGTGATAGGTCTTGTTCAGACTATAAAACAGCTAGACAGCATGGATGCTATGAGGGTACATTTTGCCATCAACAACGTAACGCAGGTCGAAAAGATACCACTTGTCCGGGTCAGATATTCGATTGTACATTTGTTGAGTCAGATATGAAGATTTGCCTTTCA AGTACTAACAACACCAGAAGACGATACGACTATATCGAGTATGATTCTGGTCGACGTTTTGGAAGAGAATCGTGTGGCACCAATAGGGTGGAAGTTGAGTCGTGGTGGAAATATTTTGTCTTTCCTTGcgattattgtttttgttattgcgAGGAGTCGAGCAAAAATTCGAATCGTTCATTCAGCCTTCACTCGGTGGTTTCAGATATACGAAGTAACAA AATAATCACCGGTGTTGGCATCACATCGAAAAATGGAATCTTTTCCTGGACCATCTCTCAATCAGTACTTTTAAGCGATGGTCGTGTTCAACAAGTAAAAGAGATGAATTATGAGGAAGCCAATGCCATTGGCGAAGAAGACGACGAACTCGTCATTAACGATGAATTTCAAGATATATCCAACGAAATCGATTACTATACTATGACGTGGCGCAGCCGTGCGGTGGATTTAGCAACGATTACTGCACCGCCTGGTTCGGTTCTGACTGGTATTCGCTTTGCCGTTGTCAATGATCATTTATCATTCGAAATTCGTGCTACACAATTCGATTTCAATTCCGGTCGTTTGGACGGCCGAAGTGAATGGATTTCAGATAAAGTTGAACGTTCCGTCCTACTGTTAGACCGACCAGAACCATCGTATCCGatttacacaaatgactatgaATGCCTACGATCCATACCGTATCCGACGCCAAacaaattcgtcaaatttcgtcccTCTGACCCTGATAAAGATGCAGGGCAAACAACTGTTCCATTCATTGACACACAAATGGTTCGTCCCATGCATTTGACTTTATTGTCTGGTGTGGGAATTTATTACAAATATTATTATTCGCCGGGTTTCGGCGGATTCATTGCACCGAAACTGGTTGTGTATGATATGTCGGCTTATCTGGGTGTGTAG
- the LOC119066426 gene encoding uncharacterized protein LOC119066426 isoform X2 has translation MKIFFLFVYLAQLSSSASINDEIENVYVDALIQRYKVLSANLWKFVREKSNSQPYVAVNEIITKHQAFFMDRNLEELLFNNFRLKFQFYYETKSFKNCSQEELFVNLLDELNVPSHIKEKLISTDNHIYCVDGVTSFYRKKAKKTSDLFGLISEDSDASSCNHRSTKVIDSASQNIFMFYQILSASLLIQYATEQRFSMVAAVRDGFDETNIDDLRDTFNYKYRRIADRAGEYLKIANRDVWMCDLVFYTKNDTTIQITNFLRDYKTARQHGCYEGTFCHQQRNAGRKDTTCPGQIFDCTFVESDMKICLSSTNNTRRRYDYIEYDSGRRFGRESCGTNRVEVESWWKYFVFPCDYCFCYCEESSKNSNRSFSLHSVVSDIRSNKIITGVGITSKNGIFSWTISQSVLLSDGRVQQVKEMNYEEANAIGEEDDELVINDEFQDISNEIDYYTMTWRSRAVDLATITAPPGSVLTGIRFAVVNDHLSFEIRATQFDFNSGRLDGRSEWISDKVERSVLLLDRPEPSYPIYTNDYECLRSIPYPTPNKFVKFRPSDPDKDAGQTTVPFIDTQMVRPMHLTLLSGVGIYYKYYYSPGFGGFIAPKLVVYDMSAYLGV, from the exons atgaaaatattttttctgtttgtttatcTCGCTCAACTTTCATCCTCGGCATCAATTAAcgacgaaattgaaaatgtttacgtTGATGCGCTGATCCAACGTTACAAAGTTCTAAGTGCCAATCTGTGGAAATTTGTGAGAGAAAAAAGCAATTCTCAACCATATGTCGCGGTGAATGAAATCATTACCAAGCATCAGGCTTTTTTCATGGACAGAAATCTGGAAGAATTGTTGttcaacaattttagattgaaattccaattttattaCGAAACGAAATcgtttaaaaattgttctcaAGAAGAactatttgtaaatttattggaCGAGCTTAACGTGCCCAGCCACATcaaggaaaaattgatttcaacaGACAATCACATATATTGTGTCGATGGTGTCACTTCATTTTACAggaaaaaagcgaaaaagaCAAGTGATCTGTTCGGATTGATATCAGAG GACTCGGACGCCTCCAGCTGTAATCATAGATCAACCAAAGTAATTGATTCGGCGAGTCAGAACATTTTTATGTTCTATCAAATATTGTCTGCATCTTTACTCATTCAATATGCAACTGAACAGCGATTCTCAATGGTAGCAGCAGTTCGTGATGGATTTG acGAAACTAACATCGATGACCTACGAGACACATTCAACTACAAATACAGGAGAATTGCGGATCGAGCTggagaatatttgaaaatagcaAACAGAGACGTGTGGATGTGCGACTTGGTATTTTATACGAAAA ACGACACGACCATTCAAATAACGAACTTTTTACGAG ACTATAAAACAGCTAGACAGCATGGATGCTATGAGGGTACATTTTGCCATCAACAACGTAACGCAGGTCGAAAAGATACCACTTGTCCGGGTCAGATATTCGATTGTACATTTGTTGAGTCAGATATGAAGATTTGCCTTTCA AGTACTAACAACACCAGAAGACGATACGACTATATCGAGTATGATTCTGGTCGACGTTTTGGAAGAGAATCGTGTGGCACCAATAGGGTGGAAGTTGAGTCGTGGTGGAAATATTTTGTCTTTCCTTGcgattattgtttttgttattgcgAGGAGTCGAGCAAAAATTCGAATCGTTCATTCAGCCTTCACTCGGTGGTTTCAGATATACGAAGTAACAA AATAATCACCGGTGTTGGCATCACATCGAAAAATGGAATCTTTTCCTGGACCATCTCTCAATCAGTACTTTTAAGCGATGGTCGTGTTCAACAAGTAAAAGAGATGAATTATGAGGAAGCCAATGCCATTGGCGAAGAAGACGACGAACTCGTCATTAACGATGAATTTCAAGATATATCCAACGAAATCGATTACTATACTATGACGTGGCGCAGCCGTGCGGTGGATTTAGCAACGATTACTGCACCGCCTGGTTCGGTTCTGACTGGTATTCGCTTTGCCGTTGTCAATGATCATTTATCATTCGAAATTCGTGCTACACAATTCGATTTCAATTCCGGTCGTTTGGACGGCCGAAGTGAATGGATTTCAGATAAAGTTGAACGTTCCGTCCTACTGTTAGACCGACCAGAACCATCGTATCCGatttacacaaatgactatgaATGCCTACGATCCATACCGTATCCGACGCCAAacaaattcgtcaaatttcgtcccTCTGACCCTGATAAAGATGCAGGGCAAACAACTGTTCCATTCATTGACACACAAATGGTTCGTCCCATGCATTTGACTTTATTGTCTGGTGTGGGAATTTATTACAAATATTATTATTCGCCGGGTTTCGGCGGATTCATTGCACCGAAACTGGTTGTGTATGATATGTCGGCTTATCTGGGTGTGTAG